CAAAAATCATCTCAAAAAAAGAAACCTCTCAAGAATCTGAAACGAAAAACCTTAAAGAAGAGGTTCCATCTTCTGGACCTCAACCTTTTAATAAAGACAACTCCCAACCTTCAGAACAGCCTTCTACTCAACCTGATATCGATACACCTAAAACGGTTTCAGAAACAGAGAACATCCCTCAAGAAAAAAAAGATACCTTAACCGAAAAAGCAGAGCTTTGGAAAGCTTCTGAAAAAACAAAAGCTTCTGAACCGACATTGTCTAAGGATATCGTAAGTTTACCTAAAAAACTTGTATATGAAATTTTTTACGGACCTTTTAAGCTGGGAGAAACGATAATATTGATAGAAAATTCAAAATATTCAGCCATAGTTTACACCACAGGCTTGGGTAATGTAGTTTATCCCTATTATGCTAAATGGGAAACCTGGTTAGATGACCAAGGAAATCCTTTTAAAACCAACATCTATTCAAAAGACAAAGAAAAGGAAAGAAAAAAATCCATATTTTTTGATAAAGAAAGACAAGTAGTAAATATAAAAAAAGGAAATATAGAAAAAAATTCAGGGGAAACTTTAAATGTAACCTACCCTATCTACGATGAACTTACATCTTTTATAAATTCGTGGTTGGTTGACTATCTAAACCAACCTAAAGTAGAATTTCCTGTCTATGTAAAAGAAAACAGAAGGTTTGTCAAAATAGCCTTAAGTAAAGAAACCTCGTGCATGTATGAAGGTAAAGAGGAACCCTGTTTAGAGCTTAACATAACACTTCCAGAAACCAGTGAACTTTTAAGCAGAAACAGAAAGGTTACCGTGTATCTACTTAAAAAAGAAAAATATCCTATAGAAATAAGGGGGAAACTCCCCCTTATAGGTAGCTTAACCGGAAAACTTAAAGAAGTGGTAAAATAATCTAAAAACTATTTTCAAAAATATAAGCTAACGCCTTCTTAATACGATAAATAGTTTTTTCTCTACCTAAAACCCTTATGATTTCAAAAAGTCCGGGGCTAACGGTTTTTCCGGTAAGGGCTATTCTTATGGCCTGGGCTATGTCTTTTAGTTTAAAACCGTGGGTTTCAGCCAAATTTCGAAAATAATCCTCTAAAACCTTATCTTCTAAAGTTAACGTTTTTAAATCTTCGCAGACCTTTTCTAATACCGGAGCTATCTGAGGTGTGAGAAACTTCTTTGCACCATTTGGATCATAAATAACCTCTTCTATGAGATAAAAATCCATCATTTCTGCAAGTTCTACTAAAGTTTTCCCCCTTGTTTTTACGGTCTCG
Above is a genomic segment from Thermodesulfobacterium commune DSM 2178 containing:
- a CDS encoding DUF3108 domain-containing protein, which produces MKTDGKDKIHPFLSSLIFSLIIHISLFLGMFALPTFKHFLISYTEDFLDLNLKKIETISQPSKIISKKETSQESETKNLKEEVPSSGPQPFNKDNSQPSEQPSTQPDIDTPKTVSETENIPQEKKDTLTEKAELWKASEKTKASEPTLSKDIVSLPKKLVYEIFYGPFKLGETIILIENSKYSAIVYTTGLGNVVYPYYAKWETWLDDQGNPFKTNIYSKDKEKERKKSIFFDKERQVVNIKKGNIEKNSGETLNVTYPIYDELTSFINSWLVDYLNQPKVEFPVYVKENRRFVKIALSKETSCMYEGKEEPCLELNITLPETSELLSRNRKVTVYLLKKEKYPIEIRGKLPLIGSLTGKLKEVVK